The Methanobacteriales archaeon HGW-Methanobacteriales-1 genome window below encodes:
- a CDS encoding transcriptional regulator — MKTRIKELRAKYDLTQAQLAAKVGVRRETIVFLEKGKYNPSLKLAYMIARVLEADIEDIFIFEEKELEIDN; from the coding sequence ATGAAGACCAGAATAAAAGAATTACGTGCCAAGTACGATCTAACACAGGCCCAATTAGCAGCAAAAGTTGGAGTTAGGCGAGAAACCATTGTCTTCTTGGAGAAAGGGAAATACAACCCCTCTTTAAAATTAGCTTATATGATAGCCAGAGTTTTAGAGGCCGATATTGAGGATATTTTCATTTTTGAGGAGAAAGAACTGGAAATAGATAATTGA